From the genome of Bosea sp. Tri-49, one region includes:
- a CDS encoding cation transporter codes for MSAFDASQRPEDVDGRDKPDHDGEGEPGHAAPVDPKVGRAYRLTIWGIALGILIFAGNVVLWALAIGNNQLFKDGVDWVYDVALYGIAALVFGRDERAEKLAALGIGAVMAVAGLHTLYDLWDKIARPRPIEVFALGFSAASAILIAYLIIGVLWRFRGESNPVIKATWLSSRNDAISTTGFALLGLGARLLPVRWPEYLFDVFVAFLCFQATWAIWRATRQSQNQTKVEAKEEYSS; via the coding sequence TTGTCAGCCTTCGATGCGTCGCAGCGGCCTGAAGACGTGGATGGTCGGGACAAGCCCGACCATGACGGCGAAGGTGAGCCCGGCCATGCCGCGCCGGTCGATCCCAAAGTCGGCCGGGCCTATCGGCTGACGATCTGGGGCATTGCGCTCGGCATCCTGATCTTCGCGGGCAATGTCGTGCTCTGGGCGCTGGCGATCGGCAACAACCAGTTGTTCAAGGACGGCGTCGACTGGGTCTACGACGTCGCGCTTTACGGCATCGCGGCGCTGGTCTTCGGCCGCGACGAGCGCGCCGAGAAGCTCGCGGCGCTCGGCATCGGCGCGGTGATGGCGGTCGCCGGGCTGCACACGCTCTACGACCTCTGGGATAAAATCGCCCGGCCGCGGCCGATCGAGGTCTTCGCACTCGGCTTCTCGGCGGCGAGCGCGATCCTGATCGCCTATCTGATCATCGGCGTGCTCTGGCGTTTTCGGGGCGAGTCCAATCCGGTGATCAAGGCGACCTGGCTGTCCTCGCGCAACGATGCGATCTCGACGACCGGCTTCGCGCTGCTCGGCCTCGGCGCACGGCTCCTGCCGGTACGCTGGCCGGAATACCTGTTCGACGTCTTCGTCGCCTTCCTCTGCTTCCAGGCGACCTGGGCGATCTGGCGCGCGACCAGACAGTCGCAGAACCAGACGAAAGTCGAAGCAAAAGAAGAATATTCTTCGTAG
- a CDS encoding Kelch repeat-containing protein has product MTSLSRRSLIATGAATLAAPVLAQQPGHEQHGGHYERLNQPGRIGKPELAASQNVFDSPVPKAASPGRWGAKALLPLPRSEMAWAAAHDDRMHIVGGYGEQRTDRPYHHVYDPKADKWSDGAPLPQGANHVGVAFLDGKLYAIGGFLEQNRKPHPQCFVYDPKADKWAQIAPLPRPVGSAAIVGLNGLLYSIGGAIGDTTESKTSVNWHRVYDPKADAWSERTPLPTARDHTGTLAIGNLIHVIGGRVDSFHTNSNLHHAYDPGTDKWAPRNPLPTARSGHGAVLYRGKVFIMGGEGTNRVFGQMEAYDPASDGWEQYAPMLTPRHGLGAALVGDAIHVAGGGPVMGGGVQSAVHEAFSLG; this is encoded by the coding sequence ATGACCAGCCTGAGCCGCCGCAGCTTGATAGCCACCGGAGCCGCGACGCTCGCCGCACCCGTCCTCGCCCAGCAACCCGGCCATGAGCAGCATGGCGGCCATTACGAGCGGCTGAACCAGCCCGGCCGCATCGGCAAGCCCGAGCTCGCCGCCTCGCAGAACGTCTTCGATTCACCTGTGCCGAAAGCGGCCAGTCCCGGCCGCTGGGGAGCCAAGGCGCTGCTGCCGCTGCCGCGCTCGGAAATGGCCTGGGCGGCGGCGCATGACGACCGCATGCACATCGTCGGCGGCTATGGCGAGCAGCGCACCGACCGGCCCTATCATCATGTCTACGATCCCAAGGCCGACAAATGGAGCGACGGCGCGCCCCTGCCCCAGGGCGCCAACCATGTCGGCGTCGCCTTCCTCGATGGAAAACTCTACGCCATCGGCGGCTTCCTGGAGCAGAACCGCAAGCCGCATCCGCAATGCTTTGTCTACGACCCCAAGGCGGACAAGTGGGCGCAGATCGCGCCTTTGCCCCGCCCGGTCGGCTCGGCCGCGATCGTCGGCCTGAACGGCCTGCTGTATTCGATCGGCGGCGCGATCGGCGACACCACCGAGAGCAAGACCTCGGTCAACTGGCACCGCGTCTACGACCCCAAGGCCGATGCCTGGAGCGAGCGCACGCCGCTGCCGACGGCGCGCGACCACACGGGCACGCTGGCCATCGGCAACCTGATCCATGTCATCGGCGGCCGCGTCGACTCGTTTCACACCAATTCGAACCTGCACCACGCTTATGATCCGGGAACCGACAAATGGGCGCCGCGCAACCCGCTGCCGACCGCCCGCTCCGGCCATGGCGCCGTGCTCTATCGCGGCAAGGTCTTCATCATGGGCGGCGAAGGCACCAACCGCGTCTTCGGCCAGATGGAGGCCTATGACCCGGCCAGCGACGGCTGGGAGCAATACGCCCCGATGCTGACGCCGCGTCACGGCCTCGGCGCCGCTTTGGTAGGCGACGCCATCCACGTCGCCGGCGGCGGCCCGGTCATGGGCGGCGGCGTGCAGAGCGCCGTGCACGAGGCGTTTAGTTTGGGATAG
- a CDS encoding helix-turn-helix domain-containing protein, with protein sequence MKSVSPVETPKLLKSIRSDRGWSLDQTAARTGVSKAMLGQIERGESAPTIATLWKIATGLGVPMTALLEADGGSGDVLLLRDAADLRVRPSQEGMQRALVFPYEARFGFELYELTFAPGFESISEPHDVGVVEHVTVQHGEVELLVEEEWRPLKQGQALRFPADRRHGYRNRTREEAVVMDLIHYRFAPNPRA encoded by the coding sequence ATGAAGTCCGTCAGCCCCGTCGAGACACCGAAGCTGCTGAAGTCGATCCGAAGCGACCGCGGCTGGAGTCTCGACCAGACGGCAGCGCGCACCGGCGTCAGCAAGGCGATGCTCGGCCAGATCGAGCGGGGCGAATCCGCGCCGACGATCGCGACGCTCTGGAAGATCGCCACGGGCCTGGGCGTTCCCATGACCGCATTGCTGGAGGCCGATGGCGGGAGCGGCGATGTGCTGCTTTTGCGCGACGCCGCTGACTTACGCGTGCGCCCGTCGCAGGAAGGCATGCAGCGGGCTCTTGTCTTTCCGTACGAGGCGCGGTTCGGCTTCGAGCTCTACGAGCTCACCTTCGCGCCCGGTTTCGAAAGCATCTCGGAGCCGCACGACGTCGGGGTCGTGGAGCATGTCACCGTCCAGCACGGCGAGGTCGAACTGCTGGTCGAGGAGGAGTGGCGGCCACTCAAGCAGGGGCAGGCGCTGCGTTTTCCCGCCGATCGCCGGCACGGCTATCGCAACCGCACCCGCGAAGAGGCCGTGGTCATGGACCTGATCCACTACCGCTTTGCGCCAAACCCGAGGGCTTGA
- a CDS encoding threonine ammonia-lyase encodes MQPNTRLDLDRIRQARGEIAPLFRDTPQFLSPTLGELLGCELVIKLETANPIGCFKGRGTEVAMARLAGSSGPKAAVCASAGNLGQALAYSGRARGIEVMVIAGKGANPGKIERIRRLGGLVELVEGDIEIARERAREIAARGGAFLIEDSENLDTCEGAATIGLELVEGAGRIDTVLLALGGGALATGVGHVMKTLSPATEIVCIQPKGAPALALSWRARSVVTTESTNTIADGVAGRFPIPEVLADLLAVADHVPLVEEASIVEGMRLLYRHAALVTEPSAALGIAAMLEDPGRYRGKRVATVICGSNVLPETFSAWMQAQH; translated from the coding sequence ATGCAGCCGAATACCAGGCTCGATCTTGACCGCATCCGGCAGGCGCGGGGCGAGATCGCGCCGCTGTTCCGGGACACACCGCAGTTCCTCTCTCCGACACTCGGCGAACTGCTCGGCTGCGAGCTGGTCATCAAGCTCGAGACCGCGAACCCGATCGGCTGCTTCAAGGGTCGCGGCACCGAGGTCGCGATGGCGCGGCTCGCCGGAAGTTCCGGCCCCAAGGCCGCGGTCTGCGCCAGCGCCGGCAATCTCGGCCAGGCGCTCGCCTATAGCGGCCGGGCGCGCGGCATCGAGGTCATGGTGATCGCGGGGAAGGGCGCCAATCCCGGCAAGATCGAGCGCATCCGCCGTCTGGGCGGGCTGGTCGAACTGGTCGAGGGCGACATCGAGATCGCCCGTGAGCGCGCTCGCGAGATCGCGGCACGTGGCGGGGCTTTCCTGATCGAGGACAGCGAGAACCTCGACACCTGCGAGGGCGCGGCAACGATCGGCCTCGAACTCGTCGAGGGGGCAGGGCGCATCGATACGGTGCTGCTCGCGCTCGGCGGCGGTGCGCTGGCCACCGGTGTCGGCCATGTCATGAAAACCCTGTCGCCAGCGACCGAGATCGTCTGCATCCAGCCGAAAGGCGCGCCGGCCCTGGCGCTGTCGTGGCGGGCTCGTTCGGTCGTGACCACCGAGAGCACCAATACGATCGCCGACGGCGTCGCCGGGCGGTTTCCGATCCCGGAGGTCCTCGCCGATCTCCTCGCCGTCGCCGATCATGTTCCGCTGGTCGAGGAAGCCAGCATCGTCGAGGGCATGCGGCTGCTCTACCGGCACGCCGCCCTCGTCACCGAACCTTCCGCCGCACTCGGCATCGCGGCCATGCTGGAAGACCCCGGGCGCTATCGCGGCAAGCGCGTCGCCACGGTGATCTGCGGGTCGAATGTCTTGCCCGAAACCTTCAGCGCGTGGATGCAAGCGCAGCACTGA
- a CDS encoding SDR family NAD(P)-dependent oxidoreductase — MRGLQGKAILVTGSSTGIGYAMAERLIAEGAKVLIHGREQNEVDTACRKLGPSTAGATGDLAEPATAQTLVDATRKAFGRIDGLVNNAGIYPRGVLGETTAAFFDHVFAINTRAPLLCAEAATRAFRLQKSGGSILTVGSINAFCGNSNLTVYSMSKGALMTMTRNLANTLGREHIRVNQLNVGWTFTANEDATQQREGKKPGWEKEVPLEFAPFGQIMQPAEIAAHTAFWLSEESGHVSGQIYEVEQFPLIGRGRAAD, encoded by the coding sequence ATGCGCGGACTGCAAGGCAAGGCCATTCTCGTCACCGGCTCATCGACCGGCATCGGCTATGCGATGGCCGAGCGCCTGATCGCCGAGGGCGCCAAGGTGCTGATCCACGGCCGCGAGCAGAACGAGGTCGACACCGCCTGCCGCAAGCTCGGCCCATCCACCGCCGGCGCGACCGGCGATCTCGCCGAGCCGGCGACCGCGCAGACGTTGGTCGATGCGACGCGCAAGGCCTTCGGCCGCATCGATGGCCTCGTCAACAATGCCGGCATCTACCCGCGCGGCGTGCTCGGCGAGACCACGGCCGCCTTCTTCGACCATGTATTTGCGATCAACACCCGTGCGCCGCTGCTCTGCGCCGAGGCGGCAACCCGCGCCTTCCGCCTGCAGAAATCCGGCGGCTCGATCCTCACTGTCGGCTCGATCAACGCATTTTGCGGCAATTCCAACCTCACCGTCTATTCGATGTCGAAGGGCGCGCTGATGACGATGACGCGCAACCTCGCCAACACGCTCGGGCGCGAGCACATCCGGGTCAACCAGCTCAATGTCGGCTGGACCTTCACCGCCAACGAGGATGCAACGCAGCAGCGCGAGGGCAAGAAGCCGGGCTGGGAGAAGGAGGTACCGCTCGAATTCGCCCCCTTCGGCCAGATCATGCAGCCGGCCGAGATTGCCGCCCACACCGCTTTCTGGCTGTCGGAAGAAAGCGGCCACGTCTCCGGCCAGATCTACGAGGTCGAGCAGTTTCCGCTGATTGGCCGCGGCCGCGCCGCGGACTAA
- a CDS encoding aminoglycoside phosphotransferase family protein, which produces MPTNAFSPWLTRWNLAPAGEPIRTHASQLLPVLHDGQPAMLKLPEVEDEQRGYLPLDYWAGDGATRLLERNDDGSAMLIERATGSRSLAAMARSGAVGDDEATAILCDAIAALQKPRGPVPSGLIPLDIWFKDLFPAAAEHGGILARSAATANELLPAQREILPLHADLHHDNVLDFEARGWLAIDPKSVIGDRAFEYTILFCDPDLADPEPPVAILPGRFERRLEIVLAKSELERERLLKWILAWCGLSAAWFLGDDDPLAEINLAVAERAIVALDAL; this is translated from the coding sequence ATGCCGACCAACGCCTTTTCGCCCTGGCTGACCCGCTGGAATCTCGCGCCTGCCGGCGAGCCGATCCGCACCCATGCCAGCCAGCTCTTGCCTGTGCTGCACGATGGCCAACCCGCCATGCTGAAGCTGCCCGAGGTCGAGGACGAACAGCGCGGCTACCTGCCGCTCGACTACTGGGCTGGCGACGGCGCCACTCGGCTGCTCGAGCGCAATGACGATGGCAGCGCCATGCTGATCGAGCGCGCCACTGGCTCCCGCTCGCTCGCCGCCATGGCTCGCAGCGGGGCAGTGGGCGACGATGAGGCGACCGCCATCCTCTGCGATGCCATCGCCGCCCTGCAGAAGCCGCGCGGCCCGGTGCCATCCGGACTGATCCCGCTGGATATCTGGTTCAAGGACCTGTTTCCGGCTGCTGCCGAACATGGTGGCATTCTTGCCCGCTCGGCGGCGACGGCGAACGAACTCCTGCCGGCACAGCGCGAAATCCTGCCACTGCATGCCGACCTGCACCATGACAATGTCCTCGATTTCGAGGCCCGGGGCTGGCTCGCCATCGATCCGAAATCGGTGATCGGCGACCGCGCCTTCGAATACACCATCCTCTTCTGCGATCCCGACCTCGCCGATCCCGAGCCGCCGGTCGCGATCCTGCCCGGCCGTTTCGAGCGCCGGCTTGAGATCGTGCTGGCGAAGTCAGAACTGGAACGCGAGCGCCTGCTGAAATGGATCCTGGCCTGGTGCGGACTCTCGGCCGCCTGGTTCCTCGGTGACGACGATCCGCTGGCGGAGATCAATCTCGCTGTTGCCGAGCGGGCGATCGTCGCGCTGGACGCGCTCTGA
- a CDS encoding acetyl/propionyl/methylcrotonyl-CoA carboxylase subunit alpha — MSIAAKLPSILIANRGEIACRVIRTAKRLGLRTIAVYSDADAEALFVEMADEAYRIGPAPARESYLDADKILAVAKQAGAACIHPGYGFLSENVAFAEACAAAGIVFVGPPASAISAMGLKDAAKALVEKANVPVVPGYHGAEQDVGFLAKEAERIGYPVLIKAVAGGGGKGMKKVDRPEDFADALSSAQREGKNAFGDARVLVEKYVLSPRHVEIQVFGDSHGNVVHLYERDCSLQRRHQKVIEEAPAPGMTAEVRAAMGKAATEAARAVGYVGAGTVEFIADGRDGLRADRFYFMEMNTRLQVEHPVTEAITGLDLVELQLKVAAGEPLGFTQADVRAEGHAVEARLYAEDPEKGFLPSTGKLWALQFPQSEDIRIDTGVEAGDTVTPYYDPMIAKVIAHGRTRDEALDHLAFALGETIVAGPRTNLAFLTKLAEAEGFRKGPFDTGFIERNIEALGAEPQPLDAAAVAAAALQLEEERQVALLDLAVERTGDESKSPWLDADAFSLMPRPALGLPLLVDGERIEAKIEWNGDDARVSLPGHPLPEGEHEVTLARAEGGTYLALHRGRQTSVALFDPFSVDLNAVAGAGGVIKAPMHGKLIALFVTAGEAVVKGQRLAIVEAMKMEHVLTAPRDGTVTELGAEPGAQVAEGAKVVVLGE, encoded by the coding sequence ATGTCGATTGCCGCAAAACTACCCTCCATCCTGATCGCCAATCGCGGCGAGATCGCCTGCCGGGTGATCCGCACGGCCAAGCGGCTCGGCCTGCGCACCATCGCCGTCTACTCCGATGCCGACGCTGAGGCGCTGTTCGTCGAGATGGCGGACGAGGCCTATCGCATCGGGCCGGCGCCGGCGCGCGAGAGCTATCTCGATGCCGACAAGATCCTCGCCGTGGCGAAGCAGGCCGGTGCGGCCTGCATCCATCCGGGCTATGGCTTCCTCTCCGAGAATGTCGCGTTCGCCGAAGCCTGCGCCGCAGCCGGCATCGTCTTCGTCGGCCCGCCGGCCTCCGCCATCAGCGCGATGGGCCTGAAGGACGCCGCCAAGGCACTAGTCGAGAAGGCTAATGTCCCGGTCGTGCCGGGCTATCACGGCGCCGAGCAGGATGTCGGCTTCCTCGCCAAGGAGGCCGAACGCATCGGCTATCCCGTGCTGATCAAGGCGGTCGCCGGCGGCGGCGGCAAAGGCATGAAGAAGGTCGATCGGCCCGAGGATTTCGCCGACGCGCTCTCTAGCGCTCAACGAGAAGGCAAGAACGCCTTCGGCGATGCGCGCGTGCTGGTCGAGAAATATGTGCTCTCGCCGCGCCATGTCGAAATCCAGGTCTTCGGCGACAGCCATGGCAATGTCGTGCATCTCTATGAGCGCGATTGCTCGCTGCAGCGCCGCCATCAGAAGGTGATCGAGGAAGCGCCGGCGCCCGGGATGACGGCCGAGGTGCGCGCTGCCATGGGCAAGGCGGCGACGGAGGCGGCCAGGGCGGTCGGCTATGTCGGGGCCGGCACGGTCGAGTTCATCGCCGACGGGCGCGACGGCCTGCGTGCCGACCGCTTCTACTTCATGGAGATGAACACCCGTCTCCAGGTCGAGCACCCCGTCACCGAGGCGATTACCGGGCTCGACCTCGTCGAGCTCCAGCTCAAGGTCGCCGCCGGCGAGCCGCTCGGCTTCACGCAGGCGGACGTCCGCGCCGAGGGGCACGCCGTCGAGGCGCGGCTCTACGCCGAGGATCCGGAGAAGGGCTTCCTGCCATCGACCGGCAAGCTCTGGGCACTGCAATTCCCGCAGAGCGAGGACATCCGCATCGATACCGGCGTCGAGGCCGGCGATACGGTGACGCCCTATTACGACCCGATGATCGCCAAGGTGATTGCGCATGGCCGCACCCGCGACGAGGCGCTCGACCATCTCGCCTTCGCGCTCGGCGAGACCATCGTCGCCGGGCCGCGCACCAATCTCGCCTTCCTGACGAAGCTCGCCGAGGCGGAGGGCTTCCGGAAGGGGCCGTTCGACACCGGCTTCATCGAGCGCAATATCGAAGCGCTCGGGGCCGAGCCACAGCCGCTCGACGCGGCGGCGGTCGCGGCGGCAGCCCTGCAGCTGGAAGAGGAGCGCCAGGTGGCGCTGCTCGACCTCGCCGTCGAGCGGACCGGCGATGAGAGTAAGTCGCCCTGGCTCGATGCCGATGCTTTCTCGCTGATGCCGCGCCCGGCGCTCGGCCTGCCGCTGCTGGTCGATGGCGAGCGGATCGAGGCGAAGATCGAGTGGAACGGCGACGATGCACGCGTTTCGCTGCCGGGCCATCCGCTACCGGAGGGCGAGCATGAGGTGACTTTGGCCCGGGCCGAGGGCGGGACCTATCTCGCGCTGCATCGCGGCCGGCAGACCTCCGTCGCGCTGTTCGATCCGTTCAGTGTCGATCTCAACGCAGTCGCCGGCGCTGGCGGCGTGATCAAAGCGCCGATGCACGGCAAGCTGATCGCGCTTTTCGTCACGGCGGGCGAGGCGGTGGTGAAGGGCCAGCGGCTCGCCATCGTCGAAGCGATGAAGATGGAGCATGTGCTGACAGCCCCGCGCGACGGCACCGTCACGGAGCTCGGCGCCGAGCCGGGCGCGCAGGTGGCCGAGGGTGCGAAGGTGGTCGTGCTCGGGGAGTGA
- a CDS encoding YeeE/YedE family protein has translation MSISDDSGALDYETARRQAGAEPIRLPPLRFIGAAVVTAAIAASIYLVGRHGDPAPQLQLSLILGAAFGFVLQRARFCFLCIWKDWLDRRDPRGLLGILTALGVGLAGYTLIYGAWLPDPTGTRLPPTAHIGPVGPALLLAGLAFGAGMAISGSCISAHLYRLGEGSPTSLFALIGAGLGFILGFLSWNELYLLTISESPVLWLPRQLGYGGALLAGLAVLGAAAWWLLRVGRSSEQGPAGEAQTDPVAAIFLRRWPAWLGGLFVGLIGVAAYLRLSPLGVTAELGSRSRQLATSFDWLPARLEGLDSFRGCATLIRDALLTPNGLFIAGLVAAAFAAALAAGAFRPRRPSGGHVLRGLVGGVLLGWGTVFGLGCTVGTLLSGISAGAVSGWVFALGLIAGTTLTLKFGRRLRLLD, from the coding sequence ATGAGCATCTCCGACGATAGCGGCGCGCTGGACTATGAGACGGCGCGCCGGCAGGCGGGGGCGGAGCCGATCAGGCTGCCGCCCTTGCGCTTCATCGGCGCGGCCGTGGTCACTGCCGCGATCGCAGCCTCGATCTACCTCGTCGGGCGCCATGGTGATCCGGCGCCGCAGCTGCAGCTCTCGCTGATTTTGGGCGCCGCCTTCGGCTTCGTGCTGCAGCGGGCGCGCTTCTGCTTCCTCTGCATCTGGAAGGACTGGCTCGACCGGCGCGATCCGCGCGGCCTGCTCGGCATCCTCACGGCGCTCGGCGTCGGGCTCGCCGGCTACACCCTGATCTATGGCGCCTGGCTGCCCGATCCCACGGGCACGCGGCTGCCGCCGACCGCGCATATCGGCCCGGTCGGTCCGGCGCTGCTGCTGGCGGGTCTCGCCTTCGGCGCCGGCATGGCGATCTCGGGCTCCTGCATCAGCGCCCATCTCTACCGGCTGGGCGAAGGCTCGCCGACCTCGCTTTTCGCACTGATCGGCGCCGGCCTCGGCTTCATCCTCGGCTTCCTGAGCTGGAATGAGCTCTATCTCCTGACGATCTCGGAATCGCCCGTGCTGTGGCTGCCGCGCCAGCTCGGCTATGGCGGCGCGCTGCTGGCCGGGCTTGCCGTGCTCGGCGCGGCCGCCTGGTGGCTGCTGCGGGTTGGTCGGTCGAGCGAGCAGGGGCCTGCAGGCGAGGCACAAACCGATCCGGTCGCCGCGATCTTCCTGCGACGCTGGCCGGCCTGGTTAGGGGGGCTCTTCGTCGGGCTGATCGGCGTTGCCGCTTATCTGCGCCTGTCGCCGCTCGGTGTCACCGCCGAGCTCGGCTCGCGCTCGCGCCAGCTTGCGACCTCGTTCGACTGGTTGCCGGCGCGACTGGAGGGGCTCGACAGCTTCCGCGGTTGCGCCACCCTGATCCGCGACGCGCTGCTGACGCCGAACGGGCTCTTCATCGCCGGGCTGGTCGCGGCTGCGTTCGCCGCGGCGCTGGCGGCGGGCGCGTTCAGGCCACGGCGGCCGAGCGGTGGGCACGTGCTGCGCGGACTGGTCGGCGGCGTACTGCTCGGCTGGGGCACGGTGTTCGGGCTCGGCTGCACGGTCGGCACGCTGCTCTCCGGCATCTCGGCCGGGGCGGTCTCGGGCTGGGTCTTCGCGCTCGGGCTGATTGCCGGCACGACGCTGACGTTGAAGTTCGGGCGGCGGCTGCGACTGCTGGATTGA
- a CDS encoding DUF1489 family protein, protein MPLHILKLCVGAESISDLEQWIAERQAQRRARGEPAEQLHTTRMVPKRIEEIVTGGSLYWVIKGQVSARQRLIAIRPFTDGEGIGRCHLVMEPVVVPVEPRPFRPFQGWRYLQDKDAPRDIDGRSGDLGVMPEQMRRELAELGLL, encoded by the coding sequence ATGCCGCTCCATATCCTCAAGCTCTGCGTCGGCGCCGAATCGATCAGCGACCTCGAACAGTGGATCGCCGAACGGCAGGCACAGCGCCGCGCCCGCGGCGAGCCGGCGGAGCAATTGCACACCACCCGCATGGTGCCGAAGCGGATCGAGGAGATCGTCACCGGCGGCTCTCTTTACTGGGTGATCAAGGGCCAGGTCTCGGCCCGCCAGCGCCTGATCGCCATCCGCCCCTTCACCGACGGCGAGGGCATCGGCCGCTGCCATCTGGTGATGGAGCCGGTGGTGGTGCCGGTCGAGCCGCGCCCGTTCCGCCCGTTCCAGGGCTGGCGCTATCTGCAGGACAAGGACGCACCGCGCGATATCGACGGCCGCAGCGGCGATCTCGGCGTGATGCCGGAGCAGATGCGGCGCGAACTGGCGGAGCTGGGGCTGCTGTAA
- a CDS encoding SDR family oxidoreductase, whose protein sequence is MSGHNKVAIITGAGSGVGRSVAIAFLKDGYRTVLAGRRADALEETIKLSGAPAEQALAVSTDVTDKRSVEALFAATKAKFGRVDVLFNNAGVNAPGGVLLEDLSLEDWQRVVDTNLTGPFLCTQEAFKAMKAQEPRGGRIINNGSISAQVPRPNSAAYTATKHAISGLTKTASLDGRKYDIAVGQVDIGNALTEMAKKMTTGVPQPDGSIKVEPVMDVDHVATTVLHMAGLPLEANILFVTVMATKAPLVGRG, encoded by the coding sequence ATGTCTGGGCATAACAAGGTCGCGATCATCACCGGCGCCGGCTCGGGTGTCGGCCGATCCGTCGCCATCGCCTTCCTGAAGGATGGCTACCGCACCGTGCTGGCCGGACGCCGTGCCGACGCTTTGGAAGAGACGATCAAGCTCTCGGGCGCGCCGGCCGAGCAGGCGCTCGCGGTCTCGACCGACGTGACCGACAAGCGGTCGGTCGAAGCTCTTTTCGCGGCCACCAAGGCGAAGTTCGGCCGCGTCGACGTGCTGTTCAACAACGCCGGCGTCAACGCGCCGGGCGGCGTGCTGCTCGAAGATCTCTCGCTGGAAGACTGGCAGAGGGTGGTCGACACCAATCTGACCGGCCCGTTCCTGTGCACGCAGGAAGCCTTCAAGGCGATGAAGGCGCAGGAACCGCGCGGCGGGCGCATCATCAACAACGGCTCGATCTCGGCGCAGGTGCCGCGGCCGAACTCGGCCGCCTACACCGCGACCAAGCACGCCATCTCCGGCCTGACCAAGACCGCCTCGCTCGACGGGCGCAAATACGACATCGCCGTCGGCCAGGTCGATATCGGCAATGCGCTGACCGAGATGGCCAAGAAGATGACCACCGGCGTGCCGCAGCCGGACGGCTCGATCAAGGTCGAGCCGGTGATGGATGTCGACCATGTCGCCACCACCGTGCTGCACATGGCCGGCCTACCGCTCGAGGCCAATATCCTGTTCGTCACGGTGATGGCGACCAAGGCCCCGCTCGTCGGGCGCGGGTGA
- a CDS encoding sulfurtransferase has translation MSVLSLIRRGAAMLAASLALGGAALAQTGPLVSTEWLEKNLSDPKVRIVEVSVEPGIYERGHIPGAQNIAWHTDLVETVSRDIAGPEKFQALARKLGVDKDVTVVLYGDNNNWFAAWGAWVFDIYGLRDNVKLLDGGRKKWELEKRPVATNPVPVKASSFSVGEPNKALRARLTDVVATVEKKSEARVLDIRSPDEFSGKIIAPAGFQELALRAGHIPGSVNVPWARAVNQADGTLKSPEELKKLYSEVGIDGSKPVITSCRIGERSSHTWFILSRVLGYQAANYDGSWTEYGNVVGLPISNPAGTVWGGK, from the coding sequence ATGTCCGTCCTATCCCTCATCCGCCGCGGCGCGGCCATGCTGGCTGCAAGTCTTGCGCTCGGCGGCGCCGCGCTGGCCCAGACCGGCCCGCTGGTCTCGACCGAGTGGCTGGAGAAGAACCTCAGCGATCCCAAGGTCAGGATCGTCGAGGTCAGCGTCGAGCCCGGCATCTATGAGCGCGGCCATATCCCGGGCGCGCAGAACATCGCCTGGCACACCGACCTGGTCGAGACTGTCTCGCGCGACATCGCCGGCCCGGAGAAGTTCCAGGCGCTCGCCCGCAAGCTCGGCGTCGACAAGGACGTGACCGTCGTCCTCTACGGCGACAACAACAACTGGTTCGCCGCCTGGGGCGCCTGGGTGTTCGACATCTACGGCCTGCGCGACAACGTGAAGCTGCTCGATGGCGGCCGCAAGAAATGGGAGCTGGAGAAGCGCCCGGTCGCGACCAATCCGGTGCCGGTCAAGGCGTCGAGCTTCAGCGTCGGCGAGCCCAACAAGGCGCTGCGCGCGCGGTTGACCGACGTCGTCGCCACCGTCGAGAAGAAGTCCGAGGCGCGCGTGCTCGACATCCGCTCGCCGGACGAGTTCTCCGGCAAGATCATCGCCCCGGCCGGCTTCCAGGAGCTGGCGCTGCGCGCCGGCCATATCCCGGGCTCGGTCAACGTGCCGTGGGCGCGCGCGGTCAACCAGGCAGACGGCACGCTGAAGTCGCCGGAGGAGCTGAAGAAGCTCTATTCCGAGGTCGGGATCGATGGCTCCAAGCCGGTGATCACCTCCTGCCGCATCGGCGAGCGCTCGAGCCACACCTGGTTCATCCTCTCGCGCGTGCTCGGCTACCAGGCCGCCAATTATGACGGCTCCTGGACCGAATACGGCAATGTCGTCGGCCTGCCGATCTCGAACCCGGCCGGCACGGTCTGGGGCGGCAAGTAA